One Picrophilus oshimae DSM 9789 genomic region harbors:
- the trpD gene encoding anthranilate phosphoribosyltransferase, whose protein sequence is MLNLDFIYENRNMSESEAELCMTNIIDAPDTVKAAFLTALYVKGITPDELSGFSRALRKLSSISINIDKLTDIVGTGGDHKNTINVSTAASILLSLRIKIAKHGNFGITGSHGSADFMKFIGYKFEMTEYDIIKNLNEKNYVYILAPVYNKTFAKFSNVRKKLGIKTVFNILGPLTNPLNPENLVIGAYDDETAETYASVMLKQNKRAFIVSSTMDEISPEAESHVYYVNNAIRKFDLDPLSITGKRINESNIIEKDPVKSFNIIIDAFKNKNKDAASFIALNAAPALVLNGISRDITSAYDLCINDIESGTAYERLRRISNED, encoded by the coding sequence ATGTTGAATCTTGATTTTATATATGAAAACAGGAACATGAGTGAATCCGAGGCAGAGTTATGCATGACAAATATAATAGATGCTCCCGATACTGTAAAGGCAGCATTTCTCACAGCACTTTATGTTAAGGGCATAACACCGGACGAGCTCTCAGGATTCTCCAGGGCACTCAGGAAGCTATCATCAATATCAATTAATATCGATAAATTAACAGATATAGTGGGCACCGGCGGGGATCACAAAAACACCATAAATGTTAGCACGGCCGCATCGATATTATTATCATTGAGAATAAAAATAGCAAAGCATGGCAACTTTGGCATAACAGGATCCCATGGCAGTGCAGATTTTATGAAGTTCATTGGCTATAAATTTGAGATGACTGAGTATGATATAATAAAGAATTTAAATGAAAAGAACTATGTTTATATATTGGCGCCAGTATACAATAAAACATTTGCAAAATTCTCAAATGTAAGGAAGAAGCTCGGCATAAAGACCGTTTTTAATATTCTTGGACCGTTGACAAATCCATTGAATCCTGAGAATCTTGTTATTGGTGCATACGATGATGAGACCGCGGAGACCTATGCATCGGTTATGCTGAAGCAGAACAAAAGGGCATTTATAGTCTCATCGACAATGGATGAGATATCACCGGAGGCAGAATCGCATGTATATTATGTTAATAATGCCATAAGAAAATTCGACCTTGATCCCTTGAGCATCACAGGCAAGAGAATAAATGAATCAAACATTATTGAAAAGGACCCTGTAAAAAGCTTTAACATCATTATTGACGCCTTTAAAAACAAAAATAAGGACGCCGCGAGCTTCATAGCACTTAACGCTGCACCGGCCCTTGTTTTAAATGGAATCTCAAGGGATATAACCAGTGCATATGATCTATGCATCAATGACATCGAGTCCGGCACCGCATATGAAAGGTTAAGGAGGATATCAAATGAAGATTAA
- a CDS encoding phosphoribosylanthranilate isomerase: protein MKIKICGITNIEDALLAHKLGADLLGVILDNNVKRHGTRELIDEMKSYNLNVVGVYTSMPESIEDDFVQLHFPHGYKEILDVKSTGASVISVIDMNSEQYDKKYHEYINAGSDFILFEDRSGIIKRLPELLNYKKIGIAGKISPENVSIASSFNPELIDASSGLELYTGKKSPERLKMFFEALK from the coding sequence ATGAAGATTAAGATATGCGGCATAACAAACATTGAGGATGCACTTCTTGCACATAAACTTGGTGCGGACTTGCTTGGTGTTATCCTTGATAATAACGTTAAGAGGCACGGCACAAGGGAATTAATAGACGAAATGAAATCTTATAATTTAAACGTCGTTGGTGTTTACACATCGATGCCGGAATCAATAGAGGATGATTTCGTGCAGCTTCACTTCCCGCATGGCTATAAGGAGATCCTTGACGTTAAATCAACGGGTGCATCCGTTATATCTGTAATAGATATGAACAGTGAGCAATACGATAAAAAATACCATGAGTATATTAATGCAGGCTCGGATTTCATATTGTTTGAGGACAGATCCGGTATAATAAAAAGGCTGCCTGAACTGTTAAATTACAAAAAAATTGGCATTGCCGGCAAGATCTCTCCTGAGAACGTTTCCATTGCATCATCATTTAATCCTGAACTGATAGATGCAAGCAGCGGGCTTGAATTATATACAGGAAAGAAGTCCCCGGAAAGGTTAAAAATGTTCTTCGAGGCGTTAAAATGA
- a CDS encoding anthranilate synthase component I, giving the protein MIYNNIEKFEDKNFAYFCKFNGNTGQERLFVSDDYNTLYKDSEGFLESEVYDLINKNEFIPACATYSLANYFNNIYEKEKYPYFYYMIPERSYKSNIERKSFKTVSLKSNYNDISISLKIKELIERIRAGELLQVVISREFYLKNIDFKRLLSSFINNDSSLYVYYYKFGDTRIIGSSPENVFTINNNIINVRPIAGTRRRGSDEYDDKILENELLNNEKEKLEHRMLLDLARNDLGRICEPGTVNVDYSMKIEKFLTVQHMVSSVTGKTNASLRDIFASVFPAGTVSGAPKKRAMELINKYEDNIRKEYAGAIGIISKDYTDMALVIRTIFSHDNVVTARAGAGIVKDSIPEDEVNEMFSKAMTVMGDYYEESVDNR; this is encoded by the coding sequence ATGATATATAATAATATAGAAAAATTTGAGGATAAAAACTTTGCATACTTCTGCAAATTCAATGGAAACACTGGACAGGAACGTCTCTTTGTATCAGATGATTACAACACTCTTTACAAGGACTCTGAAGGATTCCTTGAGAGCGAGGTCTACGATCTTATTAATAAAAATGAATTCATACCTGCATGCGCGACTTACTCGCTTGCAAACTATTTTAATAATATATATGAAAAGGAGAAGTATCCATACTTTTATTATATGATACCTGAAAGATCATATAAATCTAATATAGAGAGAAAATCGTTTAAAACTGTTTCATTAAAATCAAATTATAATGATATATCAATATCATTGAAGATAAAAGAATTAATAGAAAGAATAAGGGCAGGTGAGCTGCTTCAGGTTGTTATATCAAGGGAATTCTATCTTAAAAATATAGATTTTAAGAGGTTATTATCGTCATTTATAAATAATGATTCATCGCTTTATGTTTATTATTATAAATTTGGGGATACAAGAATTATAGGCAGCTCACCGGAGAACGTTTTTACGATAAATAATAATATAATAAATGTTAGGCCAATTGCAGGCACGAGAAGGCGCGGCTCAGATGAATATGATGATAAGATCCTTGAGAATGAACTGTTAAACAATGAGAAGGAAAAACTTGAGCACAGGATGCTTTTGGATCTTGCAAGAAACGACCTTGGAAGGATCTGCGAACCTGGTACCGTAAACGTTGATTACTCAATGAAAATAGAGAAATTTTTAACAGTGCAGCACATGGTAAGCAGCGTCACGGGCAAAACGAACGCATCATTAAGGGATATATTCGCATCAGTTTTTCCGGCCGGTACAGTTTCAGGAGCCCCAAAAAAACGTGCCATGGAGCTGATAAATAAATACGAGGATAATATTAGAAAAGAGTATGCCGGTGCCATTGGAATAATATCAAAGGATTATACGGACATGGCGCTTGTTATAAGAACAATATTCTCACATGATAACGTGGTAACAGCAAGGGCGGGTGCAGGTATAGTCAAGGATTCAATACCAGAAGATGAGGTAAATGAGATGTTTTCAAAGGCCATGACCGTCATGGGTGATTACTATGAGGAAAGTGTTGATAATAGATAA
- a CDS encoding aminodeoxychorismate/anthranilate synthase component II, with translation MRKVLIIDNYDSFTYNIYQYISMLGYKADVFKNDDIKNDDYDKIIISPGPGSPENPGDTGNLLYFIERHPEKKYLGICFGHQFLAYYLGSGLGISKRIMHGEIDEIKHYDSILYKNIPENFSVIRYHSIVVNKPKNIIVDAISNSTGEIMGFHNNDMSIFGVQFHPESYFSSYGIKILKNFMEA, from the coding sequence ATGAGGAAAGTGTTGATAATAGATAATTATGATTCATTTACATATAATATATACCAGTACATCTCGATGCTTGGCTATAAGGCAGACGTTTTTAAAAACGATGATATAAAAAATGATGATTACGATAAGATTATAATATCGCCAGGGCCTGGAAGCCCGGAGAATCCCGGTGATACAGGCAATCTATTATACTTTATTGAAAGGCATCCTGAAAAGAAATACCTTGGCATATGCTTTGGGCACCAGTTCCTTGCATACTACCTTGGCTCTGGTCTTGGCATATCAAAGAGGATCATGCACGGTGAGATCGATGAGATAAAACATTATGATTCAATTTTATACAAAAATATACCTGAGAATTTCAGCGTTATAAGGTACCATTCAATTGTTGTTAATAAACCAAAAAATATAATAGTCGATGCCATTTCAAACAGCACCGGAGAGATCATGGGCTTTCATAATAATGATATGTCCATCTTCGGTGTTCAGTTCCATCCGGAGAGCTATTTCTCATCCTATGGCATAAAGATATTAAAAAATTTTATGGAGGCATAA
- the trpC gene encoding indole-3-glycerol phosphate synthase TrpC: protein MIVDDIYKNNDKKILIKRNMRSRGILSMRSSIMNFNSNKKIGIIAEFKRRSPSGFVNNENTDIFKYYDVIHNSIAGMSILTEERYFNGNQMDVVSVQRYNIPILIKDFVSNDEMIESSYMIGGDVILLIADFLERDKIEMLNRKIKSLGMEALIEFHDLKAFERITTDENVIIGYNRRNLKTLKIEDESFDAHDLIRSTGLLSVLESGITSENILKMPRYNAMLIGSSILSNDSVLKSAGMIKYDGFGYS, encoded by the coding sequence ATGATTGTTGATGATATTTACAAAAACAACGATAAAAAAATCCTGATAAAAAGGAACATGCGCTCAAGGGGCATTTTAAGCATGAGATCATCAATAATGAATTTTAATTCAAATAAAAAAATAGGCATAATAGCAGAATTTAAGAGAAGGTCACCATCCGGCTTTGTTAATAATGAAAATACTGATATTTTTAAATACTATGACGTGATACACAATAGCATAGCAGGGATGAGCATATTAACAGAGGAAAGATACTTTAATGGAAATCAAATGGATGTGGTCTCGGTGCAAAGATACAATATTCCAATACTAATAAAGGACTTCGTATCAAATGATGAAATGATAGAATCGTCATACATGATAGGCGGCGATGTAATATTGTTAATAGCGGACTTCCTGGAAAGGGATAAAATAGAAATGTTGAACAGGAAAATAAAAAGTCTTGGCATGGAGGCATTGATAGAATTCCACGATTTAAAGGCCTTTGAAAGGATAACAACCGATGAAAACGTAATAATAGGGTACAACAGGAGAAACCTTAAAACACTGAAAATAGAGGATGAATCCTTTGATGCACACGATTTAATAAGATCAACAGGCCTTTTATCAGTTCTTGAAAGCGGGATCACATCTGAAAATATATTAAAGATGCCGAGGTACAATGCCATGCTGATAGGCTCATCAATATTGTCAAATGATAGTGTATTAAAATCCGCAGGGATGATAAAATATGATGGTTTCGGATATTCTTAA
- the aroF gene encoding 3-deoxy-7-phosphoheptulonate synthase yields MMVSDILNLKESLIVMAGPCSVESESQVLETARALKRLGVNVLRGGAFKPRTYPESFQGLGEDGLKILAMAREETGMSIVTEAMDLESLRLVEKYADIIQIGSRNSQNFPLLKAAGKTMKPVLLKRGFGNTIDELIGSSRYISMSGNNNIMLVERGIRTFENSTRFTLDVSAVPVLHEKVNYPVIIDPSHPAGNSRYVEPLALAGIAAGADGIIVEVHPDPSRALSDAAQQLNLDQFSRLYSKIKEISRVMNKNVI; encoded by the coding sequence ATGATGGTTTCGGATATTCTTAATTTAAAGGAATCACTAATAGTCATGGCAGGCCCGTGCTCTGTTGAGAGCGAGAGCCAGGTTCTTGAGACGGCACGCGCCCTGAAGAGGCTCGGTGTTAATGTTTTAAGGGGCGGTGCGTTCAAGCCAAGGACCTACCCGGAATCGTTCCAGGGTCTTGGGGAGGATGGCTTAAAGATACTTGCAATGGCCAGGGAGGAAACGGGTATGTCCATAGTAACCGAGGCCATGGACCTTGAATCGTTAAGGCTCGTGGAAAAATACGCTGATATAATACAGATAGGCTCAAGGAACTCACAGAACTTTCCATTGTTAAAGGCAGCTGGCAAAACAATGAAGCCAGTGCTGTTAAAACGTGGCTTTGGAAATACAATTGACGAGTTAATAGGATCATCAAGGTACATATCAATGTCCGGGAACAATAATATAATGCTGGTTGAGCGTGGCATAAGAACCTTTGAAAACTCAACAAGGTTCACGCTTGATGTTTCCGCTGTGCCCGTTCTTCATGAAAAAGTAAATTACCCTGTTATTATAGATCCAAGCCATCCGGCCGGGAATTCAAGGTACGTTGAACCGCTGGCGCTTGCCGGAATAGCAGCAGGTGCCGATGGAATCATAGTCGAGGTACATCCAGATCCATCAAGGGCGCTCAGTGATGCAGCCCAGCAATTAAATCTGGATCAGTTCTCAAGGCTCTACTCAAAGATAAAGGAGATCTCAAGGGTAATGAATAAAAATGTTATTTAA
- a CDS encoding APC family permease, translating to MLKSNSIGLSGLIFQGMGQLSPLFTFDGIISVAAFALGASPLAFIIGMIASLLTGNTLYQFSKRTASARGYYGYAMYGGRPLSFYVAFLYIIYQMANMLFVISFLIMIFSPALSYLTGINVPGYYGLLTIIIIIPAFYAVYSGIRASFKTQLIINLIEIAFIIIVSFSVILTSKDNSYIVFTPVSGYKNLFLGFITGSFLAYTGYGSIVSLGEEAREPRKNIGLAVMLMILIIGLIDVLISYSLVIGFGIGKMYDFSNTIIPAFIVIRNHLGIYASVLFFALNFVIIYTLFNTVLTSLTRNIYAMARDNIINKMFLKLNKNGTPVNALYLSILIFAVSLIISLMVFYKYYGYNGFLDAFIFFATLSTMATLIIHIIVNTSLSVNKRSFVYDVLMPGISSIIILIAMYYALIDAAFPFNYSIIAIVLYSLMVMILYPFKMHKHNLNYSIK from the coding sequence ATGCTTAAAAGCAATTCAATAGGCCTCTCTGGATTGATCTTCCAGGGCATGGGGCAGCTCTCGCCACTGTTTACTTTCGATGGAATAATCAGCGTTGCTGCATTTGCACTTGGTGCAAGCCCGCTTGCCTTTATAATCGGCATGATAGCATCGTTATTGACCGGAAACACATTATACCAGTTCTCAAAGAGAACGGCAAGTGCACGCGGCTACTATGGCTATGCAATGTACGGCGGAAGGCCATTATCATTCTATGTTGCATTTCTTTATATAATATATCAGATGGCAAACATGCTCTTTGTAATATCATTTCTTATAATGATATTCTCACCGGCATTATCATACCTAACAGGAATTAATGTTCCTGGTTACTATGGTTTATTAACAATTATTATAATAATACCTGCATTTTACGCCGTTTATAGTGGTATAAGGGCATCGTTCAAAACGCAGCTTATTATAAACTTGATTGAGATAGCATTTATAATAATCGTATCATTTTCGGTAATATTAACGTCAAAGGACAATTCATACATTGTTTTCACACCGGTTTCAGGCTATAAGAACCTCTTCCTTGGATTTATAACAGGAAGCTTCCTTGCATACACAGGCTATGGCTCCATAGTTTCACTTGGCGAGGAGGCAAGGGAGCCAAGGAAGAACATAGGCCTTGCCGTAATGTTAATGATATTAATCATAGGATTAATAGATGTTTTAATATCATATTCACTTGTAATAGGCTTTGGAATAGGTAAGATGTATGATTTTTCAAACACAATAATACCTGCATTTATTGTAATAAGAAACCATCTTGGCATCTATGCATCTGTGCTCTTCTTTGCCCTGAACTTTGTTATTATATACACGCTTTTTAATACAGTATTAACATCATTAACAAGGAACATCTATGCAATGGCCAGGGATAATATAATAAATAAAATGTTCTTAAAGTTAAATAAGAACGGGACTCCTGTGAATGCCCTTTATTTATCAATTTTAATATTCGCTGTTTCTTTAATAATATCATTGATGGTATTTTATAAATATTACGGCTACAACGGCTTTCTTGATGCATTTATATTCTTTGCAACGCTTAGCACCATGGCAACATTAATAATACATATAATTGTAAACACAAGCCTTTCAGTGAATAAAAGGTCATTTGTTTACGATGTTCTTATGCCTGGAATCTCAAGCATAATAATACTAATTGCAATGTACTATGCATTAATAGACGCGGCGTTTCCATTTAATTATTCAATAATTGCAATAGTTTTATACTCATTAATGGTAATGATCCTTTATCCGTTTAAAATGCACAAACATAATTTAAATTACAGTATTAAATAA